The Pseudomonas sp. R4-35-07 genome contains a region encoding:
- a CDS encoding molybdopterin oxidoreductase family protein → MTKTLHHRACHLCEAICGLTLETSQGDDGSLAITSIKGDPLDTFSRGHICPKAVALQDIQNDPDRLRQPMLRVGNEWQPIPWEEAFALVAERLAGIQARHGQNAVAVYQGNPSVHNYGLMTHSNYFLGLLKTRNRYSATSVDQLPHHLSSHLMYGHGLLLPIPDIDRTDFMLILGANPLASNGSIMTVPDVEKRLKAIQARGGRVVVVDPRRSETAGIADQHLFVRPGGDAALLFGLLNTLFAEGLTRDSHLPVEGLETVRQAIAGFTAEAMSRQCAVPAEQIRQLARDFAAADKAVCYGRMGVSTQAFGTLCHWLVQLINLVTGNLDRVGGALCTTPAVDLVASTGGGHFNRWQSRVSGRPEYGGELPVSALAEEMLTEGEGQIRALVTVAGNPVLSTPNGRQLEQALDGLEFMVSIDLYINETTRYADLILPSTSALENDHYDTTFNMFAVRNVTRFNRAILPKPEGALHDWEIFVGLAKAFSAHTGVVLKPTMPPAQMIDFGLRAGTYGDASARKLSVAMLADHPHGVDLGPLQPNLAERLKTADGKVQAAPLVILADLARFAAQPVPVADELLLIGRRHVRSNNSWMHNYHRLVKGKPRHQLLMHPDDLASRQLNDGQRVRVSSRIGMVEVEVVASLDMMPGVVSLPHGWGHGRPGVQMSIASGQPGASANDLTDERQLDELSGNAALNGVPVKVAAA, encoded by the coding sequence ATGACCAAGACTCTCCATCACCGTGCCTGCCACCTATGCGAAGCGATCTGCGGCCTCACCCTGGAAACCAGCCAAGGCGACGACGGCAGCCTGGCGATCACCTCGATCAAGGGCGACCCGTTGGACACCTTCAGTCGGGGGCACATCTGCCCGAAAGCGGTGGCGTTGCAGGATATCCAGAATGACCCGGACCGCCTGCGCCAGCCTATGCTGCGGGTGGGTAACGAATGGCAACCAATTCCGTGGGAAGAAGCGTTTGCGCTGGTAGCCGAACGCCTTGCGGGCATCCAGGCCCGGCATGGGCAGAATGCGGTGGCGGTGTATCAGGGCAACCCCAGCGTGCATAACTACGGGCTGATGACCCACAGCAACTACTTTCTCGGCCTGTTGAAAACGCGTAACCGGTACTCCGCGACGTCGGTAGACCAACTGCCCCACCACCTCTCCAGCCACCTGATGTACGGCCATGGCTTGTTGCTGCCGATTCCGGACATCGACCGCACCGACTTCATGTTGATCCTGGGCGCCAATCCTCTTGCCTCCAACGGCAGCATCATGACCGTGCCCGACGTGGAGAAGCGCCTCAAGGCCATTCAGGCCCGAGGCGGCAGAGTGGTGGTGGTTGACCCTCGCCGCAGCGAGACGGCGGGGATTGCCGATCAGCACCTGTTCGTGCGTCCTGGCGGTGACGCGGCCTTGTTGTTCGGGCTGCTCAACACCCTGTTCGCCGAGGGCTTGACCCGCGACAGCCATTTACCGGTTGAGGGTTTGGAGACCGTGCGCCAGGCGATCGCCGGGTTTACCGCCGAGGCCATGAGCCGTCAGTGTGCGGTGCCTGCCGAGCAGATTCGTCAACTGGCGCGGGACTTCGCGGCGGCGGATAAAGCGGTGTGCTATGGGCGCATGGGCGTCTCCACCCAGGCGTTCGGCACCCTGTGTCATTGGCTGGTGCAACTGATCAACCTGGTGACCGGCAATCTGGATCGGGTAGGCGGCGCCTTGTGCACCACGCCGGCGGTGGATTTGGTGGCCTCGACCGGCGGCGGGCATTTCAATCGCTGGCAGAGCCGCGTGTCCGGGCGGCCCGAGTACGGCGGAGAACTGCCGGTATCCGCCTTGGCCGAAGAGATGCTCACCGAAGGCGAGGGCCAGATTCGCGCCCTGGTGACGGTGGCCGGCAACCCGGTATTGTCGACGCCCAACGGCCGTCAGCTGGAGCAGGCGCTGGATGGGTTGGAGTTCATGGTCAGTATCGACCTCTACATCAATGAGACCACGCGCTATGCCGATCTGATCCTGCCGTCCACGTCGGCACTGGAGAATGATCACTACGACACCACCTTCAATATGTTCGCGGTACGCAACGTCACGCGCTTCAATCGCGCGATCCTGCCCAAGCCTGAAGGTGCGCTGCACGACTGGGAAATCTTCGTCGGCCTGGCCAAGGCGTTCTCGGCCCATACCGGCGTGGTGCTCAAGCCGACGATGCCACCTGCGCAGATGATCGACTTCGGGTTGCGCGCCGGGACTTATGGGGATGCATCTGCGCGCAAGCTGTCGGTGGCGATGCTGGCCGATCATCCCCATGGCGTGGACCTGGGGCCGCTCCAGCCAAACCTGGCCGAGCGGCTGAAAACCGCCGATGGCAAGGTGCAGGCGGCGCCGCTAGTGATCCTGGCGGACCTGGCGCGTTTTGCGGCGCAACCGGTGCCCGTGGCTGACGAACTGCTGCTGATCGGTCGTCGCCATGTGCGCAGCAATAATTCCTGGATGCATAACTATCATCGGCTGGTGAAGGGTAAGCCACGCCATCAACTGCTGATGCATCCTGATGACCTGGCCAGCCGGCAATTGAACGACGGTCAGCGGGTGCGCGTCAGCTCACGCATCGGCATGGTCGAAGTCGAGGTGGTCGCCAGCTTGGACATGATGCCCGGCGTGGTCAGCCTGCCGCATGGCTGGGGGCACGGGCGCCCGGGTGTGCAGATGAGCATCGCCAGCGGCCAGCCGGGGGCAAGTGCGAATGATTTGACCGATGAGCGGCAGTTGGACGAGCTCTCCGGCAATGCGGCGCTCAATGGCGTGCCTGTGAAAGTTGCAGCGGCGTGA
- the grxD gene encoding Grx4 family monothiol glutaredoxin: MDIIETIKEQIANNTILLYMKGAPNAPQCGFSAKASQAIMACGEKFAYVDILQNPEIRANLPKYANWPTFPQLWVAGELVGGSDIITEMAADGSLQALIKDAAEKAAAKTEA, encoded by the coding sequence ATGGATATCATCGAAACGATCAAAGAGCAGATTGCCAACAACACCATTCTGCTTTACATGAAAGGCGCGCCAAACGCTCCCCAGTGCGGTTTCTCCGCGAAAGCGTCCCAGGCCATCATGGCGTGTGGCGAGAAGTTCGCTTACGTGGATATCCTGCAGAACCCGGAAATCCGCGCCAACCTGCCTAAATATGCCAACTGGCCGACTTTCCCGCAGCTGTGGGTGGCCGGTGAACTGGTTGGCGGTAGCGACATCATCACTGAAATGGCGGCTGATGGCTCGTTGCAAGCGTTGATCAAAGATGCAGCGGAAAAAGCGGCAGCCAAGACTGAAGCTTGA
- the bfr gene encoding bacterioferritin: MKGDITVIQQLNKILANELVAINQYFLHARMYDDWGLEKLGKREYKESIKAMKDADALIKRILFLEGLPNVQDLGKLNIGEHTQEMISSDLGFERKSHSDLKAAIAHCEATGDYGSRELLEDILEDQEEHIDWLETQLGLIDKVSLENYLQSQMGE, encoded by the coding sequence ATGAAAGGCGACATCACAGTCATCCAGCAACTCAACAAAATCCTTGCCAATGAACTGGTCGCGATCAATCAGTACTTTCTGCATGCACGCATGTATGACGATTGGGGCCTGGAAAAGCTGGGCAAACGCGAATACAAGGAATCGATCAAGGCCATGAAGGACGCCGATGCGCTGATCAAACGCATCCTGTTCCTCGAAGGCCTGCCGAACGTGCAGGACCTGGGCAAGCTGAATATCGGCGAGCATACCCAGGAAATGATCAGCAGCGACCTGGGCTTTGAACGCAAGAGCCACAGCGACCTCAAGGCCGCCATCGCTCACTGCGAAGCCACTGGCGACTACGGCAGCCGCGAGTTGCTGGAAGATATTCTTGAAGACCAGGAAGAGCATATCGACTGGCTGGAAACCCAACTGGGTCTGATCGACAAAGTCAGCCTGGAGAACTACCTGCAATCGCAGATGGGCGAATAA
- a CDS encoding bacterioferritin-associated ferredoxin: MYVCLCTGVTDGQIREAIYEGCCSYKEVRETTGVASQCGKCACLAKQVVRETLTQLQTAQAGVPYSAEFTHA, encoded by the coding sequence ATGTATGTGTGCCTCTGTACTGGCGTCACCGACGGACAAATCCGCGAAGCAATCTATGAAGGTTGCTGCAGCTACAAGGAAGTGCGCGAAACCACCGGCGTTGCCAGCCAGTGCGGTAAATGCGCATGCCTCGCCAAGCAAGTGGTACGGGAAACGCTCACGCAGTTGCAGACAGCCCAGGCTGGCGTGCCCTACTCAGCAGAATTTACACACGCTTAA
- a CDS encoding peroxiredoxin encodes MSVLVGKQAPDFDVPAVLGNGEIVDSFKLSEAIKGKYGLVFFYPLDFTFVCPSELIALDHRMDDFKARNVEVVAVSIDSHFTHNAWRNTAINDGGIGKVQYTMAADMKHDIAKAYDVESEGGVAFRGAFLIDDKGVVRSQIINDLPLGRNMEELIRLVDALQFHEEHGEVCPANWKKGDKGMTASTEGVAAYLTENAGKL; translated from the coding sequence ATGAGCGTACTCGTCGGCAAACAAGCCCCGGATTTCGACGTACCCGCCGTTCTCGGCAATGGCGAAATCGTAGACAGCTTCAAACTGTCTGAAGCCATCAAAGGCAAATACGGCCTGGTGTTCTTCTACCCGCTGGACTTCACCTTCGTCTGCCCATCCGAGCTGATCGCTCTGGATCACCGCATGGACGATTTCAAGGCGCGCAATGTTGAAGTGGTCGCCGTTTCCATCGACTCCCACTTCACTCACAATGCCTGGCGCAACACCGCCATCAATGATGGCGGCATCGGCAAAGTCCAATACACCATGGCAGCCGATATGAAGCATGATATCGCCAAGGCCTACGACGTTGAGTCCGAAGGCGGCGTGGCATTCCGTGGCGCGTTCCTGATCGACGACAAGGGCGTTGTGCGCTCGCAGATCATCAACGACCTGCCGCTGGGCCGTAACATGGAAGAGCTGATCCGTCTGGTCGACGCTCTGCAATTCCACGAAGAGCACGGCGAAGTCTGCCCTGCCAACTGGAAAAAAGGCGACAAAGGCATGACCGCTTCCACCGAAGGTGTTGCGGCTTACCTGACCGAGAACGCTGGCAAGCTGTAA
- the rnt gene encoding ribonuclease T, with product MSEDHYDDDQEHAGGGGSRHPMAERFRGYLPVVIDVETGGFNCATDALLEIAATTIGMDEQGFVYPEHTHFFRVEPFVGANIEAAALEFTGIKLDHPLRMAVSEEAALTDIFRGVRKALKANGCKRAILVGHNSSFDLGFLNAAVARLDMKRNPFHPFSSFDTATLAGLAYGQTVLAKACQAAGIDFDGREAHSARYDTEKTAELFCGIVNRWKQMGGWEDFND from the coding sequence GTGAGTGAAGACCATTACGATGACGACCAGGAACACGCCGGTGGAGGCGGTTCGCGCCACCCGATGGCCGAACGTTTTCGCGGCTACCTGCCTGTCGTTATCGACGTAGAAACCGGCGGCTTCAATTGCGCCACCGATGCCTTGCTGGAAATTGCCGCGACCACCATCGGCATGGACGAGCAAGGCTTCGTGTACCCGGAACACACCCACTTCTTCCGCGTCGAGCCGTTTGTAGGGGCCAACATCGAAGCGGCAGCCTTGGAGTTCACCGGGATCAAGCTCGATCACCCCTTGCGCATGGCAGTGAGTGAAGAAGCGGCGCTGACCGACATCTTCCGTGGCGTACGCAAGGCGCTGAAGGCCAATGGCTGCAAACGCGCGATCCTGGTCGGGCACAACAGCAGTTTCGACCTGGGCTTCCTGAATGCCGCCGTAGCGCGCCTGGACATGAAACGTAACCCGTTCCATCCATTCTCCAGCTTCGACACCGCTACGCTTGCCGGCCTGGCCTATGGTCAGACCGTACTGGCAAAAGCCTGCCAGGCAGCCGGTATCGATTTCGACGGTCGCGAGGCGCACTCGGCTCGCTATGACACCGAGAAGACCGCCGAGCTGTTCTGTGGCATCGTCAATCGCTGGAAACAGATGGGCGGTTGGGAAGACTTCAACGACTGA
- the pyrC gene encoding dihydroorotase, whose translation MSDRLTLLRPDDWHIHLRDGAALPQTVADVARTFGRAIIMPNLVPPVRNAAEADAYRQRILAVRPAGSRFEPLMVLYLTDRTQPEEIREAKASGYVYAAKLYPAGATTNSDSGVTSIDKILPAIEAMAEVGMPLLIHGEVTRGDVDVFDREKIFIDEHMRRVVELFPTLKVVFEHITTAEAVQFVTEASANVGATITAHHLLYNRNHMLVGGIRPHFYCLPILKRNTHQVALLDAATSGSPKFFLGTDSAPHAQHAKEAACGCAGCYTAFAAIELYAEAFEQRNALDKLEGFASLNGPRFYGLPANTDRITLVREDWTAPASLPFGELTVIPLRAGETLRWRLLEESK comes from the coding sequence ATGTCCGACCGCCTGACCCTGCTGCGTCCCGACGACTGGCATATTCATCTTCGCGATGGTGCTGCGTTGCCCCAAACCGTGGCCGATGTAGCGCGCACGTTTGGCCGTGCCATCATCATGCCTAACCTGGTACCCCCGGTGCGTAACGCGGCCGAAGCCGATGCCTATCGCCAGCGAATCCTCGCTGTGCGCCCGGCCGGCAGCCGCTTCGAACCGCTGATGGTGCTTTACCTTACCGACCGCACCCAGCCTGAAGAAATTCGTGAGGCCAAGGCCAGCGGTTACGTTTACGCCGCCAAGTTGTACCCGGCGGGCGCGACCACCAACTCCGATTCCGGCGTCACCAGCATCGACAAGATCCTGCCGGCCATCGAAGCCATGGCTGAGGTTGGCATGCCGCTGTTGATCCACGGTGAAGTCACCCGTGGCGATGTCGACGTGTTCGATCGCGAGAAGATCTTCATCGACGAGCACATGCGCCGCGTGGTCGAGCTGTTCCCGACGCTCAAGGTGGTGTTCGAACACATCACCACCGCAGAGGCCGTGCAGTTCGTCACCGAGGCTTCGGCCAACGTCGGCGCGACCATCACCGCACATCACCTGTTGTACAACCGCAACCACATGCTGGTGGGCGGGATTCGGCCGCATTTCTACTGCTTGCCGATCCTCAAGCGCAACACCCATCAGGTGGCTTTGCTGGATGCCGCCACCAGCGGCAGCCCGAAGTTCTTCCTTGGTACCGACTCCGCGCCCCACGCGCAGCACGCCAAGGAAGCCGCCTGCGGTTGCGCGGGGTGCTACACCGCGTTTGCTGCCATCGAGCTGTACGCGGAAGCGTTCGAACAACGCAACGCCCTGGACAAGCTCGAAGGCTTCGCCAGCCTCAATGGCCCGCGCTTCTATGGCCTGCCGGCGAATACCGACCGCATCACCCTGGTTCGTGAAGACTGGACCGCCCCTGCCAGCCTGCCCTTTGGCGAGTTGACCGTTATCCCGCTGCGCGCCGGTGAAACACTGCGCTGGCGCCTGCTGGAGGAAAGCAAGTGA
- a CDS encoding OmpA family protein, producing MRQHYLALLSVFASLPAMALTFQTRLENIEWKVEGDQFECRLTQPITDFGSGEFVRRAGEQATFRLKAYNGSLGAGSATLLAAAAPWQPGRGDINLGAVRVGSGDVLFNSSQAQAGRLFTGLLEGRSPTVRHYGREGGYSEIRLLPVKFNKAYTDYQLCTTKLLPMNYDQVKQTEVGFPGGGIELDAAAKKKLSVIVAFMKADPTVNHIELNGHSDNSGNRLTNRDVSRRRALAVMDYFKANGIQESQITLRFHGESYPLAPNTNAANRARNRRVNVQLERVAAPEKPAPQATAPSNPAATS from the coding sequence GTGCGCCAGCATTATCTAGCCCTGCTCAGTGTGTTCGCCAGCCTGCCCGCGATGGCCCTCACGTTCCAGACACGTCTGGAAAATATTGAGTGGAAGGTGGAGGGCGATCAGTTCGAGTGCCGACTGACCCAGCCGATCACCGATTTCGGCTCGGGTGAGTTCGTGCGCCGGGCGGGTGAGCAGGCGACATTTCGTCTGAAAGCCTATAACGGTTCGCTTGGTGCCGGCTCTGCCACGTTACTGGCCGCCGCCGCGCCCTGGCAACCGGGCCGCGGCGATATCAACCTCGGTGCGGTACGCGTCGGCAGTGGTGATGTGCTGTTTAACAGCTCCCAGGCCCAGGCCGGGCGGTTGTTCACCGGCTTGCTCGAAGGACGCAGCCCGACCGTGCGACATTACGGTCGCGAGGGTGGTTACTCGGAGATTCGCCTGCTGCCGGTGAAATTCAACAAGGCCTACACCGACTATCAGCTGTGTACTACCAAGCTGTTGCCGATGAATTACGATCAGGTCAAGCAGACGGAAGTCGGCTTCCCCGGTGGTGGCATCGAGCTGGATGCTGCGGCCAAGAAGAAGCTGTCGGTGATTGTCGCGTTCATGAAAGCCGACCCCACCGTCAACCATATCGAGTTGAACGGCCATTCGGATAACAGCGGCAACCGCTTGACCAACCGCGATGTCTCGCGACGCCGCGCCTTGGCGGTGATGGACTACTTCAAGGCCAATGGCATCCAGGAGTCGCAGATCACCCTGCGCTTCCACGGCGAAAGCTACCCCTTGGCGCCCAACACCAATGCCGCGAACCGCGCCCGCAACCGTCGGGTCAACGTGCAGCTCGAGCGCGTGGCAGCGCCCGAGAAACCGGCGCCCCAGGCAACCGCACCCAGTAACCCCGCAGCGACCTCATAA
- a CDS encoding argininosuccinate synthase, which yields MADVNKVVLAYSGGLDTSVILKWLQDTYNCEVVTFTADLGQGEEVEPARAKAQAMGVKEIYIDDLREEFVRDFVYPMFRANTVYEGEYLLGTSIARPLIAKRLIEIANETGADAISHGATGKGNDQVRFELGAYALKPGVKVIAPWREWDLLSREKLMDYAEKHAIPIERHGKKKSPYSMDANLLHISYEGGVLEDTWTEHEEDMWKWTVSPENAPDKPQYLELTYRNGDIVALDGVEMTPATVLATLNRIGGEHGIGRLDIVENRYVGMKSRGCYETPGGTIMLRAHRAIESITLDREVAHLKDELMPKYASLIYTGYWWSPERLMLQQMIDASQAHVNGVVRLKLYKGNVIVTGRKSDESLFDANIATFEEDGGAYNQADAAGFIKLNALRMRIAANKGRKLF from the coding sequence ATGGCCGACGTAAACAAGGTCGTTCTCGCGTATTCCGGCGGCCTGGACACTTCGGTGATCCTCAAGTGGCTGCAGGATACTTATAACTGTGAAGTGGTGACCTTCACCGCTGACCTGGGTCAGGGCGAAGAGGTCGAACCTGCACGTGCCAAGGCGCAAGCCATGGGCGTGAAAGAGATCTATATTGACGACCTGCGCGAAGAGTTCGTCCGCGATTTCGTCTACCCGATGTTTCGCGCCAATACTGTCTACGAAGGCGAGTACCTGCTCGGTACCTCCATCGCCCGTCCGCTGATCGCCAAGCGCCTGATCGAAATCGCCAACGAAACCGGCGCTGATGCCATTTCCCACGGCGCCACCGGCAAGGGCAACGACCAGGTGCGTTTCGAACTGGGTGCCTATGCCCTCAAGCCTGGCGTGAAAGTGATCGCACCTTGGCGTGAATGGGACCTGCTGTCCCGTGAAAAGCTGATGGATTACGCTGAAAAGCACGCGATCCCGATCGAGCGTCACGGCAAGAAGAAGTCCCCGTACTCGATGGATGCCAACCTGCTGCACATCTCCTATGAAGGCGGCGTGCTGGAAGACACCTGGACCGAGCACGAAGAAGACATGTGGAAATGGACCGTCTCCCCGGAGAACGCTCCAGACAAGCCGCAGTATCTGGAACTGACCTACCGCAACGGCGATATCGTCGCGCTGGATGGCGTCGAGATGACCCCAGCCACCGTACTGGCAACCTTGAACCGTATCGGTGGTGAACACGGTATCGGCCGTCTCGACATCGTCGAGAACCGTTACGTGGGTATGAAGTCCCGCGGCTGCTATGAAACACCGGGTGGCACTATCATGCTGCGCGCTCACCGCGCCATCGAGTCCATTACCCTGGACCGTGAAGTGGCCCACCTCAAAGATGAGCTGATGCCCAAGTACGCCAGCCTGATCTACACCGGTTACTGGTGGAGCCCTGAGCGTCTGATGCTGCAGCAGATGATCGACGCCTCCCAGGCTCATGTGAACGGTGTCGTGCGTCTGAAGCTGTACAAGGGCAATGTGATCGTGACCGGTCGCAAGTCTGATGAATCACTGTTCGACGCTAACATCGCTACCTTCGAGGAAGATGGCGGTGCCTACAATCAGGCGGATGCAGCGGGCTTCATCAAGTTGAACGCCTTGCGCATGCGCATCGCGGCCAACAAAGGCCGCAAGTTGTTCTGA
- a CDS encoding IS4 family transposase, which yields MSVQQDLLDLGDLFNFCDLSTFTQNIPIEWVASALDLSSQATIRRRRLPADQVLWLVLGMALFRDEPVHEVARRLNICAQGLASDHLLARSGVTEARKRLGADPVEWLFRKTGTQWGLERYDEDDWHGLQVFAVDGALLRTPDTPELRDHFGSGNTPSDRQTPFPMMRLVALMNVRSHLILDAQLGPYRRSEMRLADEFLQQVPDHSVTLFDKGFWGAEMLLSLSNTGTHRHWLIPAKKGMVCEEVIRYGEHDRLVRMKVSPQARKRNPALGTHWEAREVSYEIQGRLKTVMTSLPANTYSTKVVAKLYQERWEIELGFRDIKSSMQQNAVTLRSKKIDLVYQEVWGLLLAYNVIRREAGQAAVAFGRAPSDIRFKPVCQYIAVQLIVMAAANPVSATGRRLAELRKGIGSLFLDHRPRPARPRTVKISKTRFPVDRNAAPLK from the coding sequence ATGTCTGTTCAACAGGACCTGCTCGACCTCGGCGACCTTTTCAACTTCTGCGACCTAAGCACTTTCACCCAGAACATCCCCATTGAATGGGTTGCGTCTGCGCTGGATCTATCCAGTCAGGCCACTATTCGTCGGCGTCGCTTGCCCGCCGATCAGGTGCTTTGGTTGGTGCTTGGCATGGCGTTGTTTCGTGATGAGCCTGTCCATGAGGTCGCTAGACGGTTGAACATTTGCGCTCAAGGCCTCGCCTCCGACCACTTGTTGGCCCGAAGCGGCGTCACTGAAGCCCGCAAGCGACTAGGGGCCGATCCCGTTGAGTGGTTATTCCGTAAAACCGGCACTCAATGGGGCTTGGAGCGCTACGACGAGGACGACTGGCACGGTTTGCAGGTCTTCGCGGTGGACGGTGCGCTCTTGCGCACGCCGGACACACCCGAGCTTCGAGATCATTTCGGGTCAGGAAATACGCCCAGTGATCGTCAGACTCCCTTCCCCATGATGCGCTTGGTAGCGCTGATGAACGTGCGTTCGCACTTAATCCTGGATGCACAATTAGGGCCTTACCGGCGCAGTGAAATGCGCTTGGCCGACGAGTTTTTGCAGCAAGTCCCCGACCACTCCGTGACGCTATTCGATAAAGGATTTTGGGGCGCAGAAATGCTGTTGAGCCTGAGTAACACCGGAACCCACCGTCATTGGTTGATTCCCGCCAAAAAAGGCATGGTCTGTGAAGAAGTGATCCGTTACGGCGAGCACGACCGCTTGGTGCGCATGAAGGTCTCACCGCAAGCCAGAAAGAGAAATCCGGCTCTTGGCACCCACTGGGAAGCCCGCGAAGTCAGCTATGAAATCCAAGGCAGATTAAAAACTGTCATGACGTCGTTACCAGCCAACACCTACAGCACCAAGGTCGTTGCCAAACTTTATCAGGAACGCTGGGAAATCGAATTGGGCTTTAGGGATATCAAAAGCTCTATGCAGCAGAATGCCGTGACCTTGCGCAGTAAAAAAATCGACTTGGTCTATCAGGAGGTCTGGGGGCTTTTACTCGCTTACAACGTGATTCGCCGGGAGGCCGGTCAAGCAGCGGTAGCGTTTGGTCGAGCTCCGTCGGACATACGCTTTAAGCCCGTTTGCCAGTATATCGCCGTGCAGTTGATCGTGATGGCGGCAGCCAATCCGGTATCAGCCACAGGCAGACGCTTGGCCGAACTAAGGAAGGGTATCGGCAGCTTGTTTCTGGATCACCGCCCCAGACCTGCAAGGCCGAGGACGGTGAAGATCTCAAAAACCCGATTTCCAGTGGATCGCAATGCTGCTCCGCTTAAGTGA
- a CDS encoding response regulator transcription factor — MNKVLIVDDHPVIRLAVRMLMERHGYEVVAETDNGVDALQLAREHMPDIVILDIGIPKLDGLEVICRLASTKQAVSFKVLVLTSQAPGHFSMRCMQAGAAGYVCKQQDLTELLSAIKAVLSGYSYFPNQALNSVRSTMGNTSEADMVERLSGREMMVLQQLARGKTNKEIADGMFLSNKTVSTYKTRLLLKLNARSLVDLIELAQRNGLV; from the coding sequence ATGAATAAAGTGCTGATCGTGGATGATCATCCCGTCATTCGGCTTGCTGTGCGCATGCTAATGGAGCGTCATGGTTATGAGGTCGTTGCCGAGACTGATAACGGTGTCGATGCGTTACAACTTGCGCGGGAACATATGCCGGACATTGTCATACTGGATATTGGAATACCCAAGCTCGATGGCCTTGAAGTTATTTGTCGGTTAGCTTCAACCAAGCAAGCCGTATCGTTCAAGGTACTGGTGCTGACGTCCCAGGCACCTGGTCATTTTTCCATGCGCTGCATGCAGGCCGGGGCTGCCGGCTACGTGTGCAAGCAGCAGGACTTGACCGAGTTGCTGAGCGCCATCAAGGCAGTGCTTTCCGGCTACAGCTATTTCCCGAACCAGGCGCTCAATTCGGTACGCTCCACGATGGGCAACACCAGTGAAGCTGACATGGTTGAACGTTTGTCGGGGCGGGAAATGATGGTGCTCCAGCAACTGGCCCGTGGCAAAACCAATAAGGAAATCGCCGATGGCATGTTCCTCAGCAACAAGACCGTCAGCACCTACAAGACGCGCCTGTTATTGAAGCTCAATGCCCGCTCCCTGGTCGACTTGATAGAACTGGCCCAACGCAATGGCTTGGTGTGA
- a CDS encoding PA3496 family putative envelope integrity protein produces MSTGKEQIEVDDDLVELEDDEAPAPVAEVAKTNLSKRRTIDNLLEERRLQKQLADYDFDL; encoded by the coding sequence ATGAGCACTGGCAAAGAACAAATCGAAGTTGATGACGACCTGGTGGAGCTGGAAGACGATGAGGCGCCAGCGCCCGTCGCAGAGGTAGCCAAGACCAATTTGAGCAAACGCCGGACTATCGACAATCTTCTGGAAGAGCGACGCTTGCAGAAACAATTGGCCGATTACGACTTCGATCTTTGA
- the nth gene encoding endonuclease III, whose protein sequence is MNAAKRLEIFRRFHEDNPEPKTELAYSSPFELLIAVILSAQSTDVGVNKATAKLFPVANTPEAIYALGVEGLSEYIKTIGLYNSKAKNVIETCRLLMELHASEVPQTREALEALPGVGRKTANVVLNTAFRQLTMAVDTHIFRVSNRTGIARGKNVVEVEKQLMKFVPKPYLLDSHHWLILHGRYVCQARKPRCGSCRIEDLCEYKHKTSDD, encoded by the coding sequence ATGAACGCTGCAAAACGCCTGGAAATTTTCCGCAGGTTTCACGAAGACAATCCGGAACCTAAGACTGAGCTGGCGTACTCCTCGCCGTTCGAGCTGTTGATCGCGGTGATCCTGTCGGCCCAATCCACCGACGTTGGCGTCAACAAGGCCACGGCCAAGCTATTCCCGGTGGCCAATACGCCAGAGGCTATTTATGCCTTGGGTGTGGAGGGATTATCGGAGTACATCAAGACCATCGGCTTGTACAACAGCAAGGCCAAGAACGTGATCGAAACGTGCCGCCTGCTCATGGAGCTACACGCCAGCGAAGTGCCGCAAACCCGGGAAGCCCTGGAAGCGCTGCCCGGAGTCGGGCGCAAGACCGCTAACGTGGTGCTCAACACCGCGTTCCGTCAACTCACCATGGCGGTGGACACCCATATTTTTCGCGTCAGCAACCGAACCGGCATCGCTCGCGGCAAGAATGTGGTCGAGGTCGAAAAACAACTGATGAAATTCGTGCCCAAGCCTTATCTGCTCGATTCACACCATTGGCTGATTCTTCACGGGCGCTATGTTTGCCAGGCGCGCAAGCCTCGATGTGGCAGCTGCAGGATCGAAGATTTATGCGAATACAAGCACAAGACATCCGACGATTGA